A part of Myxococcus landrumus genomic DNA contains:
- a CDS encoding PP2C family protein-serine/threonine phosphatase, which yields MLRFECAGQTHIGRRPHNEDSYCVLPELGLYVVADGLGGQEGGEVASRCVVDTFAGLGQRWEQEDAAAWPEVADPRRSREENLLAACSQLAQRNLQAQRVGRLSEMASTVVALAVGRDGAAVAHVGDSRLYRLRGGQLESLTRDHSFIEELREVGMEPPGGASNWRHLITRALGTDNAEPTLQRLHAEPGDVFLLCSDGLYEPLGLEGLVRRLSLSSAREVCDTLVADAYEAGGKDNITAVVLRVAEA from the coding sequence ATGCTGCGTTTTGAATGCGCGGGACAGACCCATATCGGTCGTCGGCCCCACAACGAGGACTCTTACTGTGTCCTGCCGGAGCTGGGGCTGTACGTGGTGGCGGATGGGCTGGGTGGACAGGAAGGCGGCGAGGTGGCCAGCCGCTGTGTGGTGGATACGTTCGCGGGCCTGGGCCAGCGATGGGAGCAGGAGGATGCGGCGGCGTGGCCGGAGGTGGCGGACCCCCGCCGCTCGCGCGAGGAGAACCTGCTGGCGGCCTGCTCGCAGCTGGCCCAGCGCAACCTCCAGGCCCAGCGCGTGGGGCGGCTGAGCGAGATGGCCTCCACCGTGGTGGCGCTGGCGGTGGGCAGGGACGGCGCCGCGGTCGCCCACGTCGGTGACAGCCGCCTGTACCGGCTGCGAGGGGGACAACTGGAGTCGCTGACGCGGGACCACTCCTTCATCGAGGAGCTGCGCGAGGTGGGCATGGAGCCGCCAGGAGGTGCCTCCAACTGGCGTCACCTCATCACCCGCGCGCTGGGGACGGACAACGCGGAGCCCACGCTCCAGCGACTTCATGCCGAGCCAGGGGATGTCTTCCTCTTGTGTTCCGACGGCCTCTACGAGCCGTTGGGCCTGGAGGGACTGGTCCGGCGCCTGTCGCTGTCCTCCGCGCGAGAGGTCTGCGACACGCTGGTGGCGGATGCCTATGAGGCGGGAGGCAAGGACAACATCACCGCCGTGGTCCTGCGCGTCGCCGAGGCCTAG
- a CDS encoding choice-of-anchor X domain-containing protein, translating into MSPDSSAPPPVSRARRAGWFFLCIPLVLGVVGWWSWSGAAGAAEQAPSDSPLIEEGAGGAGAEAPPKAGPVSAGAALVRGPAPSVQDLSIVSPEQRERLALRELWGERLARAKQTLESYVAATRYPPQSRSIREHPDQVEMAEPERTRPLSREHPDVQLRLKQDRVFVVGDELVRFFVSCEDGQRTPRPCEVLSASAHEAEHMGSAVPPVPVAFTDDGAVGDTLAGDGIYSGVFQPSKQGFPLYSGTIRVNVRVRSGKAEGMAFLDILYTHAVPATFTGRVREVLSEGSLLLYLGINVRKAGRYVVAGRMDDESGAPFAHVSFNEELREGLQEVKLTVFGKLVLDEVPTFPLKLRDVEGFLLKETGDPDRELMTALRGYVHTTNEYSTASFSPSEWQSEERQRYIDEYTRDLNEAQRNFNATFEGGKPP; encoded by the coding sequence ATGTCGCCCGATAGCTCCGCTCCTCCTCCTGTGTCCCGCGCGCGTCGTGCCGGGTGGTTCTTCTTGTGCATCCCCCTGGTGCTGGGCGTGGTGGGGTGGTGGAGCTGGAGTGGGGCCGCGGGCGCGGCGGAACAGGCCCCGAGCGACTCGCCCCTCATCGAGGAGGGAGCGGGTGGCGCCGGGGCAGAGGCTCCGCCCAAGGCCGGGCCCGTGAGCGCGGGCGCGGCGCTGGTGCGGGGGCCGGCTCCCAGTGTCCAGGACTTGAGCATCGTGAGCCCCGAGCAGCGCGAGCGGCTGGCCCTGCGCGAGCTGTGGGGTGAGCGGCTGGCGCGGGCGAAGCAGACGCTGGAGTCCTATGTGGCGGCCACGCGGTATCCGCCCCAGTCGCGCTCCATTCGCGAGCATCCGGACCAGGTGGAGATGGCGGAGCCGGAGCGCACGCGGCCGTTGAGCCGGGAGCATCCGGACGTGCAACTGCGCCTCAAGCAGGACCGCGTCTTCGTGGTGGGAGATGAGCTGGTGCGCTTCTTCGTCTCGTGTGAGGACGGACAGCGCACGCCCAGGCCCTGCGAGGTGTTGTCCGCCTCCGCGCACGAGGCCGAGCACATGGGGAGCGCGGTGCCTCCCGTGCCCGTCGCCTTCACGGATGACGGCGCGGTGGGGGACACGCTTGCTGGAGATGGCATCTACAGCGGGGTGTTCCAGCCCTCGAAGCAGGGCTTCCCGCTGTACTCGGGCACCATTCGGGTGAATGTGCGGGTGCGCTCCGGCAAGGCGGAGGGGATGGCGTTCCTGGACATCCTCTACACGCATGCGGTGCCGGCGACCTTCACGGGCCGGGTGCGCGAGGTGCTGTCGGAGGGCTCGCTGCTGCTCTACCTGGGCATCAACGTGCGCAAGGCAGGGCGGTACGTGGTGGCCGGGCGGATGGACGACGAGAGCGGCGCACCCTTCGCGCATGTGTCCTTCAACGAGGAGCTGAGGGAGGGACTGCAGGAGGTGAAGCTCACCGTCTTCGGCAAGCTCGTCCTCGACGAGGTGCCCACCTTCCCGCTGAAGCTGCGGGACGTGGAGGGCTTCCTGCTCAAGGAGACGGGGGACCCGGACCGCGAGCTGATGACCGCGCTGCGCGGCTATGTGCACACCACGAACGAGTACTCGACGGCCTCCTTCTCGCCCTCGGAGTGGCAGAGCGAGGAGCGTCAGCGGTACATCGACGAGTACACGCGCGACCTGAACGAAGCGCAGCGAAACTTCAACGCCACGTTCGAGGGCGGCAAGCCTCCGTGA
- a CDS encoding aminotransferase class I/II-fold pyridoxal phosphate-dependent enzyme encodes MRIPDFKLERYFARWEFAAPYLLCSSDIEGWKMKELLALADSDALARWEGLTLGYTEAPGLPALRDEIAALYRGVSPDEVLTFAGAQEAVFVLMNVLLGAGDHAVVTWPGYQSLHEVARATGAEVTLLPLREEDGWTFDVDALRRALKPQTRLVVVNFPHNPTGALPDRATFEALCALCDERGIYLLSDEVYRLLENDAKDLLPAAVELSPRALSLSVMSKAFGLAGLRVGWLVCRDADVLRRCMAYKDYTTICNSAPSEVLALIGLRAKERVLARSRALLASNLGLLDAFFARHADTFHWVRPRAGSVAFPRLLREMPVARFADALVQSEGVLLLPGDVYDFPGNHFRLGLGRSNLPEALSRLERFISNPG; translated from the coding sequence ATGCGCATCCCTGACTTCAAGCTGGAGCGGTACTTCGCGCGCTGGGAGTTCGCCGCGCCCTACCTCCTGTGCTCCTCGGACATCGAGGGGTGGAAGATGAAGGAGCTGCTGGCGCTCGCCGACTCGGATGCCCTGGCGCGGTGGGAGGGATTGACGCTCGGCTACACCGAGGCTCCGGGACTGCCCGCGCTCCGCGACGAGATTGCCGCGCTCTACCGGGGCGTGTCTCCGGACGAGGTGCTCACCTTCGCCGGAGCGCAGGAGGCCGTCTTCGTCCTGATGAACGTGCTGCTGGGCGCCGGAGACCACGCCGTCGTCACCTGGCCCGGCTACCAGTCCCTCCACGAGGTGGCGCGGGCCACGGGCGCGGAGGTGACGCTGCTGCCCCTGCGCGAGGAGGACGGCTGGACGTTCGACGTGGATGCGCTGCGCCGCGCGCTCAAGCCCCAGACGCGCCTGGTGGTGGTGAACTTCCCGCACAACCCCACGGGCGCGCTGCCGGACCGCGCCACGTTCGAGGCCCTGTGCGCGCTCTGCGACGAGCGCGGCATCTACCTGCTCTCGGACGAGGTGTATCGGCTCCTGGAGAATGACGCGAAGGACCTGCTGCCCGCCGCCGTGGAGCTCTCGCCGCGCGCCCTCAGCCTCTCTGTCATGTCCAAGGCCTTCGGGCTCGCGGGGCTGCGCGTGGGGTGGCTTGTCTGCCGCGACGCGGACGTGCTGCGCCGGTGCATGGCGTACAAGGACTACACGACCATCTGCAACAGCGCCCCCAGCGAGGTGCTGGCCCTCATCGGCCTGCGCGCGAAGGAGCGGGTGCTGGCGCGAAGCCGCGCGTTGCTCGCGTCCAACCTCGGCTTGTTGGATGCCTTCTTCGCGCGCCACGCGGACACCTTCCACTGGGTGCGCCCTCGCGCCGGTAGCGTCGCCTTCCCACGCCTGCTGCGGGAGATGCCCGTCGCGCGGTTCGCCGACGCGCTCGTCCAAAGTGAAGGTGTGTTGTTGTTGCCAGGGGATGTCTATGACTTCCCCGGCAATCACTTTCGCCTGGGCCTGGGTCGCTCGAACCTCCCCGAAGCCCTCTCGCGGCTGGAGCGATTCATCTCCAACCCAGGGTGA
- a CDS encoding TlpA disulfide reductase family protein: MPTHDIPLTLLDPDGGWINAPVHVSELDELPVLLHFFSMAKDADSNDFASLKRFLAELGPRGLRVIGVDVTHSARELRDTNAVEAFAREHGLAYPIAVDDGSMAQAYGVKQTPAWLVFDADGWLRHHLTGSDAARRVRPMLERFTQYDTSAAAPAP, encoded by the coding sequence ATGCCCACGCACGATATCCCCCTCACGCTGCTGGACCCGGATGGAGGGTGGATCAACGCCCCCGTCCACGTCTCCGAGCTGGACGAGCTCCCCGTCCTCCTGCACTTCTTCTCGATGGCCAAGGACGCGGACTCCAACGACTTCGCGTCGCTCAAGCGCTTCCTCGCGGAGCTGGGCCCTCGCGGCTTGCGAGTCATTGGCGTGGACGTCACCCACTCCGCCCGCGAGCTGCGCGACACCAACGCGGTGGAGGCCTTCGCGCGTGAGCATGGACTCGCCTATCCCATCGCCGTCGATGACGGCTCCATGGCCCAGGCCTACGGCGTCAAGCAGACGCCCGCGTGGCTCGTCTTCGACGCGGACGGCTGGCTGCGCCATCACCTCACCGGTTCGGACGCGGCCCGGCGCGTGCGCCCGATGCTGGAGCGCTTCACCCAGTACGACACCTCGGCCGCGGCTCCCGCGCCCTGA
- a CDS encoding SDR family NAD(P)-dependent oxidoreductase produces MADWRKDRQTSRLTLSTLVAAGVGAAFGLRKVLTRERYGFKGRTVLITGGSRGLGLVLARRLAKEDARVALCGRDSASLAQAREELERAGAQVLTRRCDVRDQVQVEALVGAIHERWGAVDVLINNAGVIQVGPLESMTLEDFREAVDTHFWGPLYTTLAVLPEMKRRGQGRIVNITSVGGRLSIPHLAPYSASKFALVGLSDALRAELRQDGIRVTTVCPGLMRTGSALNAHFKGQHEGEYAWFAIGDSLPGLSMSAEHAARRILEACRRGDAEVVLGLSAKLAAMGRALAPELTASLLAWVNRQLPQGSSQDTHAGSDSETPLTRSWLTELSRRAAERNNEGDVPLH; encoded by the coding sequence ATGGCTGACTGGCGAAAGGACAGACAGACCTCGCGCCTCACGTTGAGCACGCTGGTGGCGGCGGGAGTCGGCGCGGCGTTCGGGCTGCGCAAGGTGCTCACGCGCGAGCGCTACGGCTTCAAGGGGCGCACGGTGCTCATCACCGGTGGCTCTCGAGGTCTGGGGCTGGTGCTCGCGCGGCGCCTGGCGAAGGAGGACGCGCGGGTGGCCCTGTGCGGGAGGGATTCCGCGTCGCTGGCGCAGGCCCGCGAGGAGCTGGAGCGCGCCGGAGCCCAGGTGCTCACGCGGCGCTGCGACGTGAGAGACCAGGTGCAAGTGGAGGCCCTCGTCGGCGCGATTCACGAGCGCTGGGGCGCGGTCGACGTGCTCATCAACAACGCGGGCGTCATCCAGGTGGGGCCGCTGGAGTCCATGACGCTGGAGGACTTCCGAGAGGCCGTGGACACGCACTTCTGGGGGCCGCTGTACACGACGCTCGCCGTGCTGCCGGAGATGAAGCGGCGAGGACAAGGCCGCATCGTCAACATCACCTCCGTGGGCGGCCGGCTCAGCATCCCGCACCTGGCGCCCTACTCGGCCAGCAAGTTCGCGCTGGTGGGCCTCTCCGACGCGCTCCGCGCGGAGCTGCGCCAGGACGGCATCCGTGTCACCACCGTCTGCCCCGGGCTGATGCGCACGGGCAGCGCGCTCAATGCCCACTTCAAGGGCCAGCACGAGGGCGAGTACGCGTGGTTCGCCATCGGCGACTCCCTGCCGGGCCTCTCCATGAGCGCCGAGCACGCGGCCCGCCGCATCCTCGAGGCCTGCCGCCGAGGAGACGCGGAAGTCGTCCTGGGGCTGAGCGCGAAGCTGGCCGCGATGGGCCGCGCCCTGGCCCCCGAGCTGACCGCCTCGCTCCTCGCCTGGGTCAACCGCCAGTTGCCTCAGGGCAGCAGCCAGGACACCCACGCGGGCTCCGACAGCGAAACGCCCCTGACGCGCTCCTGGCTCACGGAGCTGTCACGCCGCGCGGCGGAGCGGAACAACGAAGGCGACGTTCCGCTCCACTGA
- a CDS encoding MJ1255/VC2487 family glycosyltransferase encodes MRILYGVVGEGMGHATRSRVLLEELTKEHEVHIVVSGRAQDYLAKRFENVHGIWGLTLAYEGNSVKKWQTVLQNVTGAVKGWPQNVRQYFELVSDFKPDVVVSDFETFSYLFAKTHRLPVISVDNMQVINRCQHEASLLSGYEDSFETSRAIVKAKLPGAFHYLVTTFFYPPTRKRRTTLAPSILRPEILEAKSEPGEHLLVYQTSTTNTALPQILKAAGIPCRVYGLRRDLTEDLVDGNLTYRPFSEKGFIDDLRTSRGVVASGGFTLMSEAVYLHKPMLSIPLEGQFEQIINALYLEKLGYGMYVKALTGEALQEFLSRLPRCEEALKGYEQEGNTKMIAGLREQLGLAYEHRGHWAMEMAQD; translated from the coding sequence ATGCGAATCCTCTACGGTGTCGTCGGCGAAGGCATGGGGCACGCGACGCGCTCTCGTGTGCTGCTCGAGGAGCTCACGAAGGAGCACGAGGTCCACATCGTCGTCTCGGGCCGGGCCCAGGACTACCTGGCCAAGCGCTTCGAGAACGTGCACGGCATCTGGGGGCTGACGCTGGCGTACGAAGGCAACTCGGTGAAGAAGTGGCAGACGGTGCTGCAGAACGTCACCGGCGCGGTGAAGGGCTGGCCGCAGAACGTGCGCCAGTACTTCGAGCTGGTGTCCGACTTCAAACCGGACGTCGTGGTGAGCGACTTCGAGACGTTCAGCTATCTGTTCGCCAAGACACACCGGCTGCCCGTCATCAGCGTGGACAACATGCAGGTCATCAACCGCTGCCAGCACGAGGCGTCGCTGCTGTCGGGGTACGAGGACAGCTTCGAGACCTCGCGCGCCATCGTGAAGGCGAAGCTGCCGGGCGCCTTCCACTACCTGGTCACCACGTTCTTCTATCCGCCCACGCGCAAGCGCCGCACCACGCTGGCCCCGTCGATTCTGCGCCCGGAGATTCTGGAGGCGAAGTCGGAGCCGGGTGAGCACCTGCTCGTGTACCAGACGTCGACGACGAACACCGCGCTGCCGCAGATTCTCAAGGCGGCGGGCATTCCCTGCCGCGTGTACGGGCTGCGCCGCGACCTCACCGAGGACCTGGTGGACGGCAACCTCACCTACCGTCCCTTCAGCGAGAAGGGCTTCATCGACGACCTGCGCACGTCGCGCGGCGTGGTGGCCAGCGGCGGCTTCACGCTGATGAGCGAGGCGGTGTACCTGCACAAGCCCATGCTCAGCATCCCGCTGGAGGGCCAGTTCGAGCAGATCATCAACGCCCTGTACCTGGAGAAGCTGGGGTACGGGATGTACGTGAAGGCGCTGACGGGGGAGGCGCTCCAGGAGTTCCTCTCGCGGCTGCCGCGCTGCGAGGAGGCGCTCAAGGGCTACGAGCAGGAGGGCAACACGAAGATGATTGCCGGCCTGCGCGAGCAACTGGGCCTGGCGTACGAGCACCGCGGCCACTGGGCCATGGAGATGGCCCAGGACTGA
- a CDS encoding LysR family transcriptional regulator: MQLESLKMFCDVVETGSFSRAAQLNHVTQSAVSQQIRALENRYEQKLLSRSARQVTPTPAGERLFRGCKEILARFAEVEQEIREQATEVAGTSTVSTIYTVGLHELNSVQKLLLKAHPKVNMRLNYRRNDQVYDDVILGAAEIGIVAYPQPRAGVDILPFRDDKLAVVCAPNHAFASKQKVSLTALSGVPFIAFDREAPTRKALDRLFREKNIDINPVMEMDNVETIKRAVEMGLGVAILPMATAQSEVKGGSLVAKPFAEGPVSRPIGLLIRKGKYLDRASAAVLEAFKAAANQPPTDDA; encoded by the coding sequence ATGCAGCTCGAGTCCCTGAAAATGTTCTGTGACGTGGTGGAGACCGGCTCCTTCTCGCGAGCGGCCCAGCTCAACCACGTCACTCAGTCGGCGGTGAGCCAGCAGATTCGCGCGCTGGAGAACCGCTATGAGCAGAAGCTCTTGTCGCGCAGCGCCCGGCAGGTGACGCCGACGCCCGCGGGTGAGCGGCTGTTCCGTGGGTGCAAGGAAATCCTCGCGCGCTTCGCCGAAGTGGAGCAGGAGATTCGCGAGCAGGCCACGGAGGTGGCCGGCACCAGCACGGTGTCCACCATCTACACGGTGGGCCTGCACGAGCTCAACAGCGTGCAGAAGCTGCTGCTCAAGGCGCACCCCAAGGTCAACATGCGGCTGAACTACCGCCGCAATGACCAGGTCTACGACGACGTGATTCTGGGCGCGGCGGAGATTGGCATCGTCGCGTATCCGCAGCCTCGCGCGGGCGTGGACATCCTCCCGTTCCGCGACGACAAGCTCGCGGTGGTCTGCGCGCCCAACCACGCCTTCGCCTCCAAGCAGAAGGTGAGCCTCACCGCGCTGTCCGGCGTGCCCTTCATCGCGTTCGACCGCGAGGCGCCCACGCGCAAGGCGCTGGACCGGCTCTTCCGCGAGAAGAACATCGACATCAATCCCGTCATGGAGATGGACAACGTCGAGACCATCAAGCGGGCGGTGGAGATGGGCCTGGGCGTGGCCATCCTCCCCATGGCGACCGCGCAGAGCGAGGTGAAGGGCGGCTCGCTGGTGGCCAAGCCCTTCGCCGAAGGGCCGGTGTCGCGCCCCATCGGCCTGCTCATCCGCAAGGGCAAGTACCTGGACCGCGCCTCGGCGGCGGTGCTGGAGGCGTTCAAGGCCGCCGCCAACCAGCCCCCCACCGACGACGCGTAG
- the rsmB gene encoding 16S rRNA (cytosine(967)-C(5))-methyltransferase RsmB: MNPRALAILVLARVRATDAYLNVVLDTMLSESPPKDPRDAGLATELTYGATRRQLALDYAISRFADRKLDAMEDRVLAALRIGAYQIFHTRVPARAAVAETVQALKEVGLARAAGFTNAILRKLADLPAPPLPSQTDVAHYLSVRESHPQWLVERWLRQFGRERAEAMLVADNQSPPVVIRANTAKVTRDALLQQLQELGVEAKAATLSPVGIILPPVGRVEDVYGYSEGLWQVQDEAAQLVGVYGAIPESARVLDACAAPGGKSCHLAQEHDVVAVDVHAHKLRKIDAEARRLGLSSRLKAYAHDAAEPFPGEWGEFHAMLVDAPCSGLGTLRRHPELRYRRKEEDIARLATLQRRILENCQESVQPGGLLVYAVCTMDPQEGQDQVEMFLRSHPEWTAEPPVLPGLKLPLTQAYLRTLPGPEGFDGFFAARLRKLY, translated from the coding sequence ATGAATCCCCGCGCACTCGCCATCCTTGTGCTGGCGCGCGTCCGTGCCACGGACGCCTATCTCAACGTGGTGCTCGACACGATGTTGTCGGAGTCACCCCCCAAGGACCCGCGCGACGCGGGCCTCGCCACGGAGTTGACGTACGGCGCCACGCGCCGGCAGCTCGCGCTGGACTACGCCATCTCCCGCTTCGCCGACCGCAAGCTGGACGCCATGGAGGACCGCGTGCTCGCGGCCCTGCGCATCGGCGCGTATCAAATCTTCCACACCCGCGTGCCCGCGCGCGCGGCGGTGGCGGAGACGGTGCAGGCGTTGAAGGAAGTGGGCCTGGCCCGGGCGGCGGGCTTCACCAACGCCATCCTCCGCAAGCTGGCGGACCTGCCCGCGCCTCCGCTGCCCTCGCAGACGGACGTCGCCCACTACCTGTCCGTGCGCGAGAGCCATCCGCAGTGGCTGGTGGAGCGCTGGCTGCGCCAGTTCGGCCGCGAGCGCGCCGAGGCCATGCTGGTGGCGGACAACCAGTCCCCGCCGGTGGTGATTCGCGCCAACACGGCGAAGGTGACGCGCGATGCGCTGCTCCAGCAGCTCCAGGAGCTGGGCGTCGAGGCGAAGGCGGCCACCCTCTCCCCCGTGGGCATCATCCTGCCGCCCGTGGGCCGGGTGGAGGACGTGTATGGCTATTCGGAAGGGCTGTGGCAGGTGCAGGACGAGGCCGCCCAGCTCGTCGGCGTCTATGGCGCCATCCCCGAATCGGCGCGCGTGTTGGATGCGTGCGCGGCGCCCGGCGGCAAGTCCTGTCACCTCGCGCAGGAGCACGACGTCGTCGCCGTCGACGTGCACGCCCACAAGCTGCGCAAGATTGATGCGGAGGCGCGGCGCCTGGGACTGTCCTCGCGCCTGAAGGCCTACGCGCACGACGCGGCGGAGCCCTTCCCCGGGGAGTGGGGTGAGTTCCACGCGATGCTGGTGGACGCGCCGTGCTCGGGTCTGGGCACGCTGCGCCGTCACCCGGAGCTGCGCTACCGCCGCAAGGAGGAGGACATCGCGCGCCTGGCGACGCTCCAGCGGCGCATCCTGGAGAACTGCCAGGAGTCGGTGCAGCCAGGCGGGTTGCTCGTCTACGCGGTGTGCACCATGGACCCGCAGGAGGGGCAGGACCAGGTGGAGATGTTCCTGCGCAGCCACCCGGAGTGGACGGCGGAGCCGCCCGTGTTGCCGGGCCTCAAGCTGCCGCTTACCCAGGCGTACTTGAGGACCCTGCCAGGTCCGGAGGGCTTCGACGGGTTCTTCGCCGCGCGCCTCCGGAAGCTCTACTGA
- a CDS encoding type II 3-dehydroquinate dehydratase yields the protein MRLLVLHGPNLNLLGAREGTSGGTLRALDEALKARAKALGLALHIVQSNHEGVLLDTLASEREAVDGILINPAGLFTSYALKEGLEAVGLPAIEVLLRPSARESVVAEACVLQVHGSGGGFEPYLEALETFASGVFTPGKPEPRKTLGRKQDDEDSAPAKSTSSGPGKTLGKKAPALALAPKEGGLGNKTLGRKPSSANKVDAQPAGKTLGRGSKGSPSATELLTRALVRQKVSERLAGKLTAAELAAWARSRYEAVQSGLPAEHGQKQMLEDSLQRLTLSHLPSTRLSDEQLVDLMTRLDEG from the coding sequence ATGAGATTGCTGGTGTTGCATGGGCCGAACCTGAACCTCCTGGGCGCGCGTGAAGGCACGTCCGGAGGCACGTTGCGGGCCCTGGATGAAGCGCTCAAAGCGCGGGCCAAGGCGCTGGGACTGGCGCTCCACATCGTCCAGTCCAACCACGAAGGCGTGCTGCTGGACACGCTCGCCTCCGAGCGCGAGGCGGTGGATGGAATCCTCATCAACCCCGCGGGGCTGTTCACCTCGTACGCGCTGAAGGAAGGGCTGGAGGCCGTGGGCCTGCCCGCCATCGAGGTCCTGCTGCGTCCGTCCGCCCGCGAGTCCGTGGTGGCGGAGGCGTGTGTCCTCCAGGTGCATGGCTCCGGTGGTGGCTTCGAGCCGTACCTGGAAGCGCTGGAGACCTTCGCCAGCGGCGTCTTCACGCCCGGCAAGCCCGAGCCTCGCAAGACGCTGGGCCGCAAGCAGGACGACGAGGACTCCGCGCCCGCGAAGTCCACCTCCTCCGGGCCCGGGAAGACGCTCGGAAAGAAGGCGCCGGCGCTGGCCCTGGCTCCGAAGGAAGGCGGCTTGGGCAACAAGACGCTGGGCCGCAAGCCGTCGTCCGCGAACAAGGTGGACGCGCAGCCCGCTGGCAAGACGCTGGGGCGCGGGAGCAAGGGCTCCCCCTCCGCGACGGAGCTGCTCACGCGCGCGCTGGTGCGGCAGAAGGTGTCGGAGCGGCTCGCGGGGAAGCTCACCGCCGCGGAGCTGGCCGCCTGGGCGCGCTCGCGCTACGAGGCCGTGCAGAGCGGGTTGCCCGCCGAGCATGGCCAGAAGCAGATGCTGGAGGACAGTCTCCAGCGCCTCACGCTGTCCCACCTCCCCTCGACGCGGCTCTCGGATGAGCAGCTCGTGGACCTGATGACTCGGCTCGACGAAGGATGA